One genomic window of Quercus lobata isolate SW786 chromosome 9, ValleyOak3.0 Primary Assembly, whole genome shotgun sequence includes the following:
- the LOC115958951 gene encoding protein phosphatase methylesterase 1 — translation MDSSNLTTLSEEETSGSEDQQQQQPVSAFASASVPIRPPTQSSLQKYAPLDWSAYFDREDDIRIKDTENVFHVYMAGTEGPVVFCLHGGGYSGLSFALAASIIKEKARVVAMDMRGHGKSSAENELDLSIETMCDDVVAVVKEMYGDSPPAIVLVGHSMGGSVAVHVAAKKSLPSLAGLIVVDVVEGTAMASLIHMQKILSTRMQHFSSIEKAIEWSIKGGSLRNVDSARVSIPATLKYDDSKKCYTHRARLVETEQYWRGWYEGLSEKYLSCTAPKLLLLAGTDRLDRALTIGQMQGKFQMVVVRHTGHAIQEDVPEEFATLVLNFISRNRIGPHGVEIPGLRRPFQPQP, via the exons ATGGATTCCTCAAACCTCACCACGCTTTCCGAAGAAGAAACCTCAGGCTCAgaagatcaacaacaacaacaacctgTCTCTGCCTTTGCCTCTGCATCCGTTCCAATTCGCCCTCCAACTCA gAGTTCGTTGCAGAAATACGCACCGTTGGATTGGTCCGCTTATTTTGATCGTGAGGATGACATTCGTATCAAAGATACAGAAAAC GTATTTCATGTATATATGGCGGGAACAGAAGGCCCTGTGGTTTTTTGTTTACATGGAGGTGGCTATTCTGG GCTTTCATTTGCGTTGGCAGCAAGTATAATCAAGGAGAAAGCTCGGGTAGTGGCAATGGATATGAGAGGACATGGGAAGTCATCAGCAGAAAATGAACTCGACCTTTCTATTGAG ACTATGTGCGATGATGTTGTCGCTGTGGTGAAAGAAATGTATGGAGATTCACCCCCTGcaattgtacttgttggccacAG CATGGGAGGCTCAGTTGCCGTGCATGTTGCTGCAAAGAAATCATTGCCTAGCTTGGCTGGACTTATTGTTGTGGATGTTGTGGAG GGAACAGCTATGGCTTCATTGATTCATATGCAGAAAATCTTATCAACCCGGATGCAGCATTTTTCAAGCATTGAAAAAGCG ATTGAATGGAGCATAAAAGGAGGCTCTTTAAGAAACGTGGATTCAGCCCGTGTGTCCATCCCTGCTACATTGAAGTATGATGATTCAAAGAAATG TTATACTCACCGAGCTCGTCTTGTAGAGACAGAACAATATTGGAGGGGCTG GTATGAAGGCCTTTCAGAAAAATATCTGTCATGTACTGCCCCAAAGTTATTGCTGTTAGCCGGAACAGACAGACTGGACAG AGCTCTCACAATTGGTCAAATGCAAGGCAAGTTTCAAATGGTGGTTGTTAGACATACTGGGCATGCAATACAG GAAGATGTACCTGAAGAATTTGCTACTCTGGTACTGAATTTTATCTCTCGCAACCGTATAGGACCTCATGGAGTTGAG ATACCAGGACTCCGCCGACCATTCCAGCCTCAACCTTGA
- the LOC115961031 gene encoding cytochrome c-like — MASFSEAPPGDPKVGEKIFKTKCAQCHTVDKGAGHKQGPNLNGLFGRQSGTTPGYSYSTANKNMAVNWEEKTLYDYLLNPKKYIPGTKMVFPGLKKPQDRADLISYLKQSTAS; from the exons atggcGTCGTTTTCTGAAGCTCCACCTGGCGATCCAAAGGTCGGAGAGAAGATCTTCAAAACCAAGTGCGCTCAGTGCCACACCGTCGACAAAGGCGCTGGTCACAAGCAAg GTCCCAATCTGAATGGCTTGTTCGGAAGGCAGTCTGGTACAACTCCTGGGTACTCCTATTCAACTGCTAACAAGAACATGGCTGTGAATTGGGAGGAAAAGACATTGTATGATTACTTGCTGAACCCCAAAAAG TACATTCCTGGGACTAAGATGGTATTCCCCGGGCTGAAGAAGCCACAGGATCGGGCTGACCTCATTTCATATTTGAAGCAATCTACTGCATCTTAA
- the LOC115960388 gene encoding pentatricopeptide repeat-containing protein At1g09900-like isoform X2 yields MNSIKNVKFRKMGVDGIRPKPTRKQVSEIIGLVMRDENDLESKLDSMNVNLSIDSITEVFWVLNFERVSALRFFNWIRGSRPDLYCNSDICSLVIDNCGWLDDHKAMLCILNELRKRKICLNKKAFGFLPVLVSNKESIMHSVRRVVEVLKEVGGSCRNSGIYSLIEMFVSLGSFEMAEFVMEITERKAVYYNVLVREKCRRCDFEGAREVLDEMRLRGCCDRIVIGYNYLLSSLCKNDKTVEASQVLEEIQVRDWLPDALTFEIFICYSFRLGKPDLASQFLDRMVSNGVEPRHSTHAAFIKGYFSLLKYEEAYKYVVDSSVKLRFSSNLNYSLLASLHQKKGNVVIARNILLEMIKKGLRPNFAVYMRVLRHLNNAGREDLARDLKSSFSSLSLQPSLETG; encoded by the coding sequence ATGAATTctattaaaaatgttaaatttcgGAAAATGGGTGTTGATGGGATTAGGCCAAAACCTACTCGAAAGCAAGTTTCGGAAATTATTGGCTTGGTTATGAGGGATGAAAATGATTTGGAGTCTAAGTTGGATTCTATGAATGTAAATTTATCTATTGATTCAATTACTgaggttttttgggttttaaattttgaaagagtGTCCGCATTGCGTTTCTTTAATTGGATTAGAGGTTCGCGGCCAGATCTTTACTGCAATTCTGATATTTGTAGTTTGGTTATTGATAATTGTGGTTGGTTAGATGACCACAAGGCCATGCTTTGTATTCTGAATgagttaaggaaaagaaaaatttgtctTAACAAGAAGGCATTTGGGTTCTTACCTGTTTTGGTTTCAAACAAGGAATCCATTATGCACTCTGTAAGAAGAGTGGTAGAGGTGTTGAAGGAAGTTGGGGGGTCATGCCGGAACTCTGGGATTTACTCATTGATTGAGATGTTTGTCTCTTTGGGTTCCTTTGAAATGGCAGAATTTGTGATGGAAATAACAGAGAGGAAGGCAGTTTATTACAATGTTTTGGTTAGGGAGAAGTGTCGAAGATGCGATTTTGAAGGAGCTAGAGAAGTGCTTGATGAGATGAGGCTAAGGGGTTGTTGTGATCGAATTGTCATTGGCTACAATTATTTACTTAGTAGTTTATGCAAGAATGACAAAACTGTTGAAGCTAGTCAGGTACTGGAAGAAATACAAGTAAGGGATTGGCTTCCTGATGCATTAACCTTTGAGATATTTATTTGTTACTCGTTTAGACTTGGAAAGCCCGATCTTGCTTCCCAGTTTCTTGACAGGATGGTGTCAAATGGTGTTGAACCTCGTCATAGCACACATGCTGCTTTTATCAAGGGTTATTTCAGTTTACTGAAATATGAGGAAGCATATAAGTACGTGGTTGATTCAAGTGTTAAGCTTAGGTTCTCAAGCAATCTAAATTACAGCCTGCTTGCAAGCCTTCATCAGAAGAAAGGAAATGTGGTCATTGCACGAAATATTCTTTTGGAAATGATTAAAAAGGGTCTCAGACCAAACTTTGCAGTGTATATGAGGGTTTTGCGTCATCTAAATAATGCAGGCAGGGAAGACTTGGCCAGAGACTTAAAGAGCAGCTTCTCTAGTTTGAGTTTACAGCCAAGTTTAGAAACTGGATGA
- the LOC115960388 gene encoding pentatricopeptide repeat-containing protein At1g55630-like isoform X1 codes for MEIPSLYKKLRYFSNSCSVYSLFSHSPHPFLSPKTLVSPSSSPEIFFISNHFHFHTKPTSSSLYPLISSSGSSLFSAITCPIPQSSQNLHFYSCNNNEYRHQFWNLGLVKPCVNRFTRWFSVSSKDVSSGSAGLSEMNSIKNVKFRKMGVDGIRPKPTRKQVSEIIGLVMRDENDLESKLDSMNVNLSIDSITEVFWVLNFERVSALRFFNWIRGSRPDLYCNSDICSLVIDNCGWLDDHKAMLCILNELRKRKICLNKKAFGFLPVLVSNKESIMHSVRRVVEVLKEVGGSCRNSGIYSLIEMFVSLGSFEMAEFVMEITERKAVYYNVLVREKCRRCDFEGAREVLDEMRLRGCCDRIVIGYNYLLSSLCKNDKTVEASQVLEEIQVRDWLPDALTFEIFICYSFRLGKPDLASQFLDRMVSNGVEPRHSTHAAFIKGYFSLLKYEEAYKYVVDSSVKLRFSSNLNYSLLASLHQKKGNVVIARNILLEMIKKGLRPNFAVYMRVLRHLNNAGREDLARDLKSSFSSLSLQPSLETG; via the coding sequence ATGGAAATCCCAAGCCTTTACAAGAAGCTCAGGTACTTCTCAAACTCTTGCTCTGTttactctctcttctctcactcCCCACACCCATTTCTCTCTCCTAAAACCCTCGTCTCACCCAGTTCCTCTCCagaaattttcttcatttccaatcattttcattttcacacAAAACCCACTTCCAGTTCTCTGTATCCACTCATTTCCTCATCTGGGTCATCCTTATTTTCCGCCATAACCTGCCCAATTCCACAATCTTCACAAAATTTACATTTCTATAGCTGTAACAATAATGAGTATAGACATCAATTTTGGAATCTAGGTTTGGTTAAACCTTGTGTTAATAGATTCACTCGTTGGTTTTCAGTGTCTTCTAAGGATGTGTCATCGGGTTCAGCTGGGTTGAGTGAGATGAATTctattaaaaatgttaaatttcgGAAAATGGGTGTTGATGGGATTAGGCCAAAACCTACTCGAAAGCAAGTTTCGGAAATTATTGGCTTGGTTATGAGGGATGAAAATGATTTGGAGTCTAAGTTGGATTCTATGAATGTAAATTTATCTATTGATTCAATTACTgaggttttttgggttttaaattttgaaagagtGTCCGCATTGCGTTTCTTTAATTGGATTAGAGGTTCGCGGCCAGATCTTTACTGCAATTCTGATATTTGTAGTTTGGTTATTGATAATTGTGGTTGGTTAGATGACCACAAGGCCATGCTTTGTATTCTGAATgagttaaggaaaagaaaaatttgtctTAACAAGAAGGCATTTGGGTTCTTACCTGTTTTGGTTTCAAACAAGGAATCCATTATGCACTCTGTAAGAAGAGTGGTAGAGGTGTTGAAGGAAGTTGGGGGGTCATGCCGGAACTCTGGGATTTACTCATTGATTGAGATGTTTGTCTCTTTGGGTTCCTTTGAAATGGCAGAATTTGTGATGGAAATAACAGAGAGGAAGGCAGTTTATTACAATGTTTTGGTTAGGGAGAAGTGTCGAAGATGCGATTTTGAAGGAGCTAGAGAAGTGCTTGATGAGATGAGGCTAAGGGGTTGTTGTGATCGAATTGTCATTGGCTACAATTATTTACTTAGTAGTTTATGCAAGAATGACAAAACTGTTGAAGCTAGTCAGGTACTGGAAGAAATACAAGTAAGGGATTGGCTTCCTGATGCATTAACCTTTGAGATATTTATTTGTTACTCGTTTAGACTTGGAAAGCCCGATCTTGCTTCCCAGTTTCTTGACAGGATGGTGTCAAATGGTGTTGAACCTCGTCATAGCACACATGCTGCTTTTATCAAGGGTTATTTCAGTTTACTGAAATATGAGGAAGCATATAAGTACGTGGTTGATTCAAGTGTTAAGCTTAGGTTCTCAAGCAATCTAAATTACAGCCTGCTTGCAAGCCTTCATCAGAAGAAAGGAAATGTGGTCATTGCACGAAATATTCTTTTGGAAATGATTAAAAAGGGTCTCAGACCAAACTTTGCAGTGTATATGAGGGTTTTGCGTCATCTAAATAATGCAGGCAGGGAAGACTTGGCCAGAGACTTAAAGAGCAGCTTCTCTAGTTTGAGTTTACAGCCAAGTTTAGAAACTGGATGA